One stretch of Leishmania panamensis strain MHOM/PA/94/PSC-1 chromosome 29 sequence DNA includes these proteins:
- a CDS encoding hypothetical protein (TriTrypDB/GeneDB-style sysID: LpmP.29.1280), which yields MPTIVRNALGNEATSTVVSFAANEARSFGENAAARDVTKASETIVDLAPWIFGYTSGEQAPKDTAVSLQVVSPATAMSEAVLLKSRQLGTQEHLTHPAQVTAFYIKSLLQFLPDQEMMRTAPICLAVPSAASAASFEALRQATLLAGVPQEHTVIAHSDEATAVYFHHLQYRNLPAVHDGTAVPVVVIDIGQSCSVASLIIASQPRVEKVDCQTLRMGSEYIDALLCSHVYGELDKKFGAAAAPLRGDIKSFRKILRECRKAKEVLSTTDETRVQLEGLHGDIDIIVSLTRAMMEQAALPFLQAVRAMLTAIKEKLPAPNAVEDGTGEVAEVPRVEVIGGGWRSACIMEVIKEVFGITRVGVSLDASLSVAEGSAILAEVRRLSVARQQQQQQDEEQTAQSTAASPVAEVHHVELTGFEVLDASSPICQPLSEAAVAAVAEWMVLEKQMESSDARIHERLAALNELDSYVLQTLTAIDNCVASSEKKAEMRSYIEKIDIYVRNEGDEASTADLSEKLAAVQAHVTEHFPELAVYYESVREAEKKKEEELTKLSKERQEDESELKSDPQRLRMAQKRREQGQGLFKEECWAEAQTRFVQALSILGQLYDISSEENRTKKHEISLSCYLNIASCSVKLGLWKNAVNNCTHALELVPDHPKALFRRGQAYSALKEYKEAVADLEKAKAVSQHDPVVTAELTRAKAALEAEKVKEKKMFAKMFS from the coding sequence ATGCCGACAATTGTACGCAACGCCTTAGGCAACGAGGCCACAAGCACTGTGGTTTCGTTTGCCGCGAATGAGGCTCGCTCTTTCGGCGAgaacgcggcggcgcgggaTGTGACAAAGGCGTCCGAGACCATCGTCGACCTCGCGCCATGGATCTTCGGCTACACATCTGGCGAGCAGGCGCCAAAGGACACGGCTGTGTCACTGCAGGTGGTGTCACCAGCTACTGCCATGTCCGAGGCTGTCCTCTTGAAATCCCGGCAACTGGGCACACAGGAGCACCTTACCCACCCGGCACAGGTGACCGCCTTCTACATCAAGTCGCTCCTGCAGTTCTTGCCGGATCAAGAGATGATGCGGACTGCTCCGATCTGCCTGGCCGTGCCATCCGCGGCAAGCGCCGCTTCCTTCGAAGCGCTCCGCCAAGCCACTTTGCTCGCTGGCGTGCCCCAAGAGCACACGGTCATCGCCCACTCAGACGAGGCCACCGCCGTGTATTTTCACCACCTCCAGTACAGAAACCTCCCCGCCGTGCACGACGGCACCGCAGTGCCAGTGGTGGTGATCGACATTGGGCAGAGTTGCTCTGTGGCCTCCCTCATCATCGCTTCCCAGCCGCGCGTTGAGAAGGTGGATTGCCAGACGCTACGCATGGGTAGCGAGTATATCGACGCTCTTCTCTGCAGCCACGTATACGGTGAGCTCGACAAGAAATttggtgcggcggcggcccccTTGCGCGGCGACATCAAATCGTTTCGCAAGATCCTCCGCGAGTGCCGAAAGGCCAAAGAGGTGCTCTCGACGACAGACGAGACGCGGGTGCAGCTAGAGGGGCTGCACGGCGACATCGACATCATCGTTTCTCTAACACGTGCAATGATGGaacaggcggcgctgccgtttCTGCAGGCAGTACGCGCGATGCTCACAGCTATCAAAGAAAAGCTACCGGCGCCGAACGCGGTGGAGGACGGTACAGGCGAGGTAGCCGAGGTCCCCCGTGTCGAGGTGATTGGCGGTGGGTGGCGCTCTGCGTGCATCATGGAGGTCATCAAGGAGGTGTTCGGCATcacgcgtgtgggtgtctcGCTCGACGCGAGCCTCAGCGTGGCGGAGGGCAGCGCAATCCTCGCTGAGGTGCGGCGGTTGAGCGTTgcaaggcagcagcaacagcagcaggacgaGGAGCAGACTGCACAATccaccgccgcatcgccaGTTGCGGAGGTTCACCACGTCGAGCTCACTGGCTTCGAGGTTCTCGACGCGAGCTCCCCTATCTGTCAACCGCTTTCTGAGGCAGCTgtggcggccgtggcggagTGGATGGTGCTGGAGAAACagatggagagcagcgacgcccGCATCCACGAGCGACTGGCCGCGCTGAATGAGCTTGACTCGTATGTTCTGCAGACCCTGACCGCCATCGACAACTGCGTCGCATCGAGCGAGAAGAAGGCCGAGATGCGGTCCTACATTGAGAAGATCGACATATACGTGCGCAACGAGGGTGATGAGGCAAGCACGGCAGACTTGAGCGAgaagctggcggcggtgcaggccCACGTCACAGAGCATTTTCCTGAGCTAGCGGTGTATTACGAGAGCGTGcgtgaggcagagaagaaaaaggaggaggagttgaCCAAACTGAGCAAAGAGCGGCAGGAGGACGAGTCCGAGCTGAAGAGCGACCCCCAACGTCTGCGCATGGCTCAGAAGCGGCGTGAGCAGGGGCAGGGCTTGTTCAAGGAGGAGTGCTGGGCTGAAGCACAGACGCGTTTTGTACAGGCGCTCTCCATCCTTGGCCAGCTCTACGACATaagcagcgaggagaacaGGACGAAGAAGCACGAGATTTCCCTCTCGTGCTACCTCAACATTGCCTCCTGCAGTGTCAAGCTAGGGCTGTGGAAGAACGCTGTGAACAACTGCACTCACGCCCTTGAACTAGTGCCAGATCACCCGAAGGCGCTCTTCCGCCGTGGGCAGGCCTACAGCGCGCTGAAGGAGTACAAGGAGGCGGTAGCGGATCTGGAGAAGGCCAAGGCGGTTTCACAGCACGACCCGGTTGTCACGGCAGAGCTGACCAGGGCCAAGGCCGCTCTGGAGGCTGAAAAGgtaaaggaaaagaaaatgtTTGCCAAGATGTTCTCATAg
- a CDS encoding hypothetical protein (TriTrypDB/GeneDB-style sysID: LpmP.29.1290), whose product MPSTYAHEPDIRTLVAITRCVSAMQHSEVQSCAALFTDTHHALTCSSCTSHARALREVTPACYASGTREPLPDKQRSATMRRNGWPHVARSAPVFEVSPLPPPPTSSRHTAHQESSAFLSSRRLAGESVRAGEYVLEIGSDRNASDARYGGAHHTQSAASRAYGSFGFPQDDRHSIKRSTGVRGIHFRSSDDPGASRAASRVPLGGTAARADLPFSMRLSHLHRQPPSPSRSEADGATSGFNAHSLRLNISADVENKSSRASRSDDFTLFSLGISKVNGVSRISRADPASFMDEMCTASHLNLAQASTTRNSSHATVQPQLDCWEQHASSRSSRWMTSQGGEGSLVSPLQKLVHHGSAAPSVAASRSPPSVTAAVARNGRSVTSYDTEALWSSVRSAGAHAPPQSSRASAASRSSYPVSSLEHGGRRRASDTTSVRCSSHTQETATAVAGSSVPRILSHASLPVAVVATADDCTLDARRHLSDAVHDSSSLPRDPQHEGAEQLGFPSPVSALSHVASPLQILRSGTRCIHNSTTVLTCDTPPQPACAPRNAGELCLVNTTSSPRKQRHPADRGTDVVSVSALGASLDHTQCATHAASGELLSADRAPSHPAVSSPDLERCPLLEVSTRLLSASSLAFTASETSPVSLTSRSLRFSPPSAATVAVPDGVCVVEACPSQKSAQTREGKHVRHEAASHTSAASFRASASASASISTSAKSSLFLAEASTMRPDVLSRPAVASASAARRQYPPSSPLPSACFEPSSFADLQRAGGSPQRSLSLHSSCGAEPGSERREDGPLAPPVRTRSPSYSIPRRRRSSLKGAAAVSNMAERAAQSLASTVMGTCDVARLVQSTADENWRIQSNPTGLLGRGGEVLSDVIQRPHTTPPPESIGTADEPLTAVSEVEDDVAREEGIHTSANASSGFSREGSEEGQGWQQQQQPQQRHRFLGYVPPVRGPGASPLNQRSVAAAATHRGKAPLPLPTSPTSSATALRPPLAYCGNRGRRFCGGSGDNTSAGLPTNNARREVHEAASRSRDACPCCSPRASNRKMEHLSRGEATTTPTETPEHPRLSSYLPSLVDASGDERDTGTGSAAVIVHLDSRDAPSLAGDVIMMPTSPTMRSGAVRLISPARSHAAVTSLRESEEGRVSYRRRGCDELQVGDLDSKDVVNDSCINDTEVHRPGGYHRHRNPTTRSSVASILATHHTPCESLHSVSSDFDWVMDDYAAQQRLQSYADDEGSLTVPLPLDTTVTESPPELTALETRESSFRRGCALGSQTPAAPPLTCATVVAEDLRQNDPTLQVRSAASSTSHFALLLCTSSNLQPPCQNSQHSPHTSVLGSLVTNSNGSLCMDSFASLEHTPAGRSITNEAAMENSATGCDAPAMSTFFAGDHVADATPAAVAVRGVAEERDERVAGDVLATETPVMEVDAKLKSHARTRLAMNNSEPVLRSSVKQSSSPGSRNTDLSSRVTHSAVHTPGDVCVGVADTTPSISSATRNELAAGSQSSLLDSRLHSNSVFKTAWRRHTQHEANTAVSRGVWEVHTRPSTALSANAVADSRDGDDVENRFDDVPTLRDRYTPCPTPVLGIDGCDTHLIVPSESTPPPPPGVLRKPGEQLHQPREASLCLSSAHLIDTEDNATALKSMAIAQEIEGQQTEVVEASRRRVAPELSSSPFSINAASSTTAASLPQRGRHPGERQEDKREPDDLLETDHRQCLQQREQHQQVRNDYDDGAQSQTLCGAHGSDFLVSRSYPGWSSVSTQPYDTEGSHSRGDMQDELPGEPIMIMNAGGGGSESCGDCVVSAPSSPQSREGSMRDKAVVDSAAAESREGELATPAHLFTKAMATTRTTVTTTPEYHPSASGQRTHLSVPAAFSKPPMGSGVYRPLLGNVLRCSSAYAFRGGDSVVPSEEAGSHPRRQWAMAAAADKDAHVAEADGFGAEVDDDEDGGYCTYGYESDLIYV is encoded by the coding sequence ATGCCGTCTACGTACGCCCATGAGCCAGATATACGCACCCTCGTGGCAATCACGCGCTGCGTTTCCGCCATGCAGCACTCGGAGGTGCAATCATGCGCGGCTCTCTTCACTGACACTCATCACGCCCTCACGTGTTCTTCCTGCACTTCTCACGCAAGGGCGCTTAGGGAGGTGACACCGGCGTGCTATGCGAGCGGCACGCGCGAGCCTCTGCCTGACAAGCAGCGGTCGGCGACGATGCGCCGCAACGGGTGGCCCCATGTTGCACGGTCGGCTCCTGTCTTTGAAGTCTCTCCActcccaccgccaccaacgTCTTCGAGGCACACGGCGCACCAAGAGAGCAgtgcgtttctctcttcacggAGACTGGCAGGGGAGAGTGTAAGAGCGGGGGAGTACGTGCTGGAAATAGGCAGTGACCGAAATGCATCGGACGCGAGGTACGGGGGGGCCCACCATACGCAGTCTGCTGCGTCTCGCGCGTACGGCAGTTTCGGCTTCCCACAGGATGACAGGCACTCAATCAAGCGTAGCACCGGCGTCAGAGGTATTCACTTTCGGTCTTCCGACGACCCTGGTGCGTCCCGTGCTGCTTCCCGTGTGCCTCTGggaggcactgctgcacgAGCGGATTTGCCTTTTTCGATGCGCCTCTCTCATTTACACCGCcagccaccatcaccatcacgCTCGGAGGCAGATGGCGCGACATCGGGATTCAATGCACACTCCCTTCGACTGAACATCAGCGCTGACGTTGAGAACAAGAGCTCTCGCGCAAGTCGCAGTGACGACTTCACCTTGTTCTCGCTGGGCATCTCCAAGGTAAACGGTGTATCGCGTATTTCACGAGCCGATCCTGCGTCTTTTATGGATGAAATGTGCACTGCTAGCCATTTGAACCTTGCGCAGGCGAGCACCACAAGAAATAGCTCACATGCAACGGTTCAGCCGCAGCTGGACTGCTGGGAACAGCATGCGAGCTCCCGGTCGTCTCGGTGGATGACGTcgcagggaggggagggatcTCTTGTATCACCGTTGCAGAAGCTGgtgcaccacggcagcgccgccccgTCCGTCGCTGCCTCCCGCTCTCCGCCGTCTGTCACCGCAGCTGTGGCGCGGAACGGCAGAAGCGTGACGTCGTACGACACGGAAGCTTTGTGGTCATCTGTGCGGTCTGCCGGTGCCCATGCGCCTCCACAGAGCTCGCGTGCCTCAGCtgcgtctcgctcttcctACCCCGTTTCATCCCTTGAGCACGGCGGCCGTCGCAGAGCCAGTGACACCACCAGCGTGCGCTGTAGCAGTCACACACAGGAAACGGCGACGGCCGTAGCTGGCAGCAGTGTTCCTAGAATCCTCTCACAtgcttctctccctgtggCTGTTGTCGCAACAGCAGACGACTGTACCCTCGATGCAAGGCGGCATCTGTCGGATGCTGTGCACGATTCGTCTTCGTTACCGAGAGACCCACAACACGAGGGGGCAGAGCAGCTGGGGTTTCCATCGCCGGTGTCGGCGCTGTCGCACGTGGCGTCACCTTTACAAATACTTCGCAGTGGTACGCGCTGCATCCACAACTCCACGACGGTCCTCACGTGCGATACACCTCCGCAGCCGGCATGTGCCCCCAGGAACGCAGGCGAATTGTGTCTTGTCAATACAACTTCATCACCGAGGAAGCAGAGGCACCCAGCTGATAGAGGAACGGATGTCGTTAGCGTAAGTGCATTGGGGGCCTCTTTGGATCACACGCAATgcgccacacacgccgcATCTGGGGAGTTGCTGTCGGCCGATCGTGCACCCTCTCACCCGGCCGTGTCTTCACCGGATCTCGAGCGGTGCCCCCTGCTGGAAGTGTCGACGCGTCTGCTAAGCGCCTCTTCACTCGCCTTCACAGCGAGCGAGACTTCACCGGTATCGCTTACTAGTCGCTCACTgcgcttttctcctccctctgccgcCACGGTTGCTGTTCCCGATGGAGTTTGTGTGGTGGAGGCCTGCCCCTCGCAGAAGTCGGCGCAGACGAGAGAGGGCAAACATGTGCGTCACGAAGCCGCGTCTCACACATCGGCGGCATCGTTTCGTGCGTCCGCATCGGCATCTGCTTCTATCTCCACCTCAGCCAAGTCTAGCTTGTTTCTGGCTGAAGCGTCAACGATGCGGCCCGATGTGCTGTCGAGGCCGGCAGTGGCGAGCGCTAGTGCAGCACGTAGGCAATATCCACCATCGTCGCCTCTTCCTTCGGCGTGCTTCGAGCCTTCTTCATTCGCTGATCTGCAGCGCGCGGGTGGCTCGCCCCAGCGGTCCTTATCACTTCACAGCAGTTGCGGGGCAGAGCCAGGGTCGGAGAGACGTGAAGACGGTCCGCTAGCGCCACCGGTGCGAACAAGGAGTCCGTCTTACTCCATTCCAAGGCGCCGACGGTCTTCACTCAAAGGTGCGGCGGCAGTCTCTAATATGGCTGAGAGAGCGGCCCAGTCTTTAGCATCCACTGTGATGGGCACTTGTGATGTCGCTCGATTGGTGCAGTCGACGGCTGATGAGAACTGGAGGATACAGAGCAACCCAACTGGCCTACTGGGACGCGGAGGGGAGGTCCTCAGTGATGTTATTCAGCGGCCACACACAACCCCACCGCCGGAGTCTATCGGCACGGCTGATGAGCCGCTGACGGCGGTGAgtgaggtggaggacgacgtggcaagagaagagggtaTACACACAAGTGCCAACGCGTCGAGTGGTTTCTCAAGAGAGGGCAGCGAGGAAGGGCAAGgttggcagcagcaacagcaacccCAGCAGAGGCATCGCTTTCTGGGGTACGTGCCCCCAGTGAGGGGGCCTGGCGCGTCTCCGCTGAACCAACGTAGCGTagcagctgccgctactCATCGCGGGAAAGCGCCCCTGCCATTGCCTACGTCACCGACTTCCTCCGCCACGGCACTTCGTCCTCCCCTCGCGTACTGTGGCAATCGGGGCCGACGCTTttgtggtggcagtggtgataACACTTCTGCAGGGTTACCCACAAACAATGCCAGACGTGAAGTGCACGAGGCAGCTAGCAGGAGCCGTGACGCCTGCCCTTGTTGCTCACCAAGGGCTTCGAATCGCAAAATGGAGCACCTGTCTCGGGGAGAAGCAACGACAACCCCTACTGAGACCCCGGAGCATCCGCGGCTGTCTTCGTATCTGCCGTCTTTAGTGGATGCAAGTGGTGACGAGCGTGACACCGGTACTGGTAGCGCGGCAGTCATCGTCCACCTCGATAGCCGTGATGCGCCATCACTCGCTGGTGATGTGATAATGATGCCTACCTCGCCCACCATGCGAAGCGGCGCGGTACGGCTCATATCCCCGGCACGAAGTCATGCAGCTGTCACTTCGCTGCGGGAAAGTGAAGAGGGCAGAGTCTCCtatcgccgccgcggctgcgatgAGCTCCAAGTAGGTGACTTGGACAGTAAAGATGTTGTCAACGACAGCTGCATTAACGACACGGAGGTGCACCGGCCAGGGGGATACCATAGGCACCGCAACCCCAcgacccgcagcagcgttgccTCTATCCTCGCCACACACCACACCCCGTGCGAGTCACTGCACAGCGTCAGCTCGGACTTCGACTGGGTCATGGATGACTACgcggctcagcagcggctgcagagcTACGCTGACGACGAGGGATCGCTTACCGTACCCTTACCTCTCGACACTACTGTAACTGAGTCGCCGCCTGAGCTGACAGCGTTGGAGACGCGTGAGAGCTCGTTCAGGAGAGGGTGCGCGCTTGGCTCGCAAActcccgctgcgccgccgctcaccTGCGCTACCGTGGTCGCTGAGGACTTGCGCCAGAACGACCCCACGCTACAGGTACGGTCCGCAGCCAGCTCCACAAGCCACTTCGCGCTGTTGCTATGCACATCGTCAAATTTGCAGCCACCATGCCAAAACTCTCAACACTCACCTCACACCTCGGTGTTGGGCTCATTAGTTACGAACAGCAACGGCAGTCTTTGCATGGACTCCTTTGCTTCCCTGGAACACACCCCGGCGGGACGATCCATAACCAACGAAGCCGCCATGGAAAACTCAGCGACAGGGTGCGATGCCCCCGCGATGTCGACCTTCTTTGCCGGTGACCATGTAGCTGACGCAACCCCGGCGGCAGTAGCTGTGAGAGGAGTGGCAGAGGAGCGAGACGAGCGCGTAGCCGGCGACGTGCTTGCCACGGAAACCCCTGTGATGGAGGTGGATGCAAAGCTCAAGTCACATGCACGGACTCGTTTGGCCATGAACAACAGCGAACCTGTGCTGCGTTCGTCAGTGAAGCAGTCATCATCACCTGGTTCGCGAAACACCGACCTGTCCTCTCGTGTCACTCACTCAGCAGTGCACACTCCCGGTGACGTCTGCGTGGGGGTTGCCGACACCACCCCATCGATCTCTTCAGCGACGCGGAATGAGCTGGCCGCTGGCTCACAAAGTTCCCTCCTGGAcagccgcctccacagcaaCTCGGTGTTCAAGACAGCATGGCGTAGGCACACCCAACACGAAGCGAACACGGCAGTGAGTCGTGGAGTTTGGGAGGTACACACACGACCATCGACGGCTCTCAGCGCCAATGCAGTGGCGGACAGCCGTGACGGTGATGACGTGGAAAATCGCTTCGACGACGTACCGACGCTGAGGGATCGCTATACCCCCTGCCCCACCCCAGTCCTCGGCATTGACGGCTGCGACACGCACTTGATCGTGCCCTCCGAGTCaacacctccgcctccgcccggggtgctgcgcaagccgGGGGAGCAATTACACCAACCGCGAGAAGCTTCCTTGTGCTTGTCTTCGGCACACCTGATCGATACGGAGGACAACGCGACCGCGCTGAAGTCGATGGCCATTGCTCAAGAGATAGAGGGCCAGCAAACGGAGGTGGTAGAGGCCAGCCGGCGTCGCGTAGCACCTGAATTATCTTCCTCACCATTCTCGATCAACGCGGCCTCCTCCACGACGGCCGCATCGCTGCCCCAACGTGGGCGCCACCCGGGCGAGCGGCAAGAGGACAAACGTGAGCCTGATGACCTGCTGGAGACTGACCACCGTCAGTGCCTGCAACAGCGGGAGCAACATCAGCAGGTGCGGAATGATTATGATGATGGTGCGCAGTCGCAAACACTGTGTGGGGCACACGGCAGCGATTTCTTGGTTAGCAGGTCGTACCCTGGCTGGAGCAGCGTAAGCACGCAACCGTACGACACCGAGGGGAGCCACAGTAGAGGCGACATGCAGGATGAGCTACCGGGTGAGCCAATCATGATCATGAAcgccggtggtggcggtagcGAAAGTTGTGGAGACTGCGTCGTGTCAGCTCCGTCCTCGCCACAGTCACGCGAAGGTTCCATGCGCGACAAGGCCGTGGTCGactccgccgcggccgagTCGCGTGAGGGTGAACTTGCTACCCCTGCCCATTTATTCACTaaggcgatggcgacgacaaGGACAACGGTGACCACGACGCCAGAGTATCACCCATCAGCATCAGGACAACGCACCCACCTCTCCGTGCCAGCAGCGTTTTCGAAGCCACCAATGGGGTCTGGAGTGTATCGACCCCTGCTTGGCAATGtactgcgctgcagctctgcataCGCTTTCAGAGGTGGTGACTCCGTCGTGCCGTCGGAGGAGGCTGGTAGTCACCCACGGCGACAGTGGGCGatggccgcggcagcagacaAGGATGCCCACGTGGCAGAGGCAGATGGCTTTGGGGCTGAAGTGGATGACGATGAGGATGGCGGGTACTGCACTTACGGTTACGAAAGTGATCTCATTTACGTGTGA
- a CDS encoding ATP-dependent Clp protease/chaperone subunit, putative (TriTrypDB/GeneDB-style sysID: LpmP.29.1310) yields the protein MSTQQPEWTQAASELMARTVALARKKANGYLHPAHLAYTMFEDENSLASRVLRKLSAAPVKEALEARVDAIPTQTPAPAQPRPNSDMMRVLNTAEQERVALGDTLMAADHFLLSLHESKEVGKILDAAGAGKKAIRATLLEMRKGKKVTSDFQDENYESLNKYAIDLCKQAEDGKLDPVIGRADEILRTIRVLSRRTKNNPVLIGEPGVGKTAIVEGIAQQVVRGDVPDTLDGIRIFSLDMGALVAGAKYRGEFEERLKSVLSEVKESDRKIILFIDEIHLVLGAGKSDGAMDAANLLKPLLARGELRTIGATTLEEYRKYVEKDAAFERRFMPVHVNEPSVEECTSILRGLKDRYEQHHGVQITDKAVVVAAQLADRYITNRFLPDKAIDLIDEACANVRVTLSSRPAEIDILERKKRQLEIEEKALQRDKDASAKERLSAVKAEIQKVGEKLSPLLHKYEQERARIDELQATQAKLDEKKVKLERAERMSDMETAADLKYNVIPILQDRIRSLKEAIEKQKATMLQGTVTETDIAAVVSRWTNIPVTKLSQTDRERLLHLADQLHLRVKGQDEAVNRVAEAILRSRAGLARSDRPTGSFLFLGPTGVGKTELSKAVAAELFDDAKYMVRLDMSEYMEQHSVARLIGAPPGYVGHEEGGQLTEPVRRRPYTVVLLDEVEKAHPNVFNVLLQVLDDGRLTDSHGRTVDFCNAIIIMTSNLGSQFLHSMGSSPKAYEATQAQVMGEVRKFFRPEFINRLDDIVLFRSLGFDELTGIVDIIIEELNGRLKDQLIRVSLTDEAKHYVLESAFDAEMGARPLRRWVEKNITTELSRMIISQELSSNSTVKVILGSHHKKLSFSVKRTAAAP from the coding sequence atgtcgacgcagcagccagaATGGACTCAGGCGGCCTCTGAGTTGATGGCCCGCACTGTCGCACTGGCACGCAAGAAGGCAAACGGTTATCTCCACCCCGCGCACCTCGCCTACACCATGTTTGAGGATGAAAACAGTCTTGCCTCTCGTGTGTTGCGCAAGCTCAGTGCCGCCCcggtgaaggaggcgctAGAGGCCCGTGTCGATGCGATTCCCACGCAGACccctgcgccagcgcagccacgGCCCAATTCGGACATGATGCGCGTGCTGAACAcggcggagcaggagcgTGTTGCCCTCGGTGATACCCTCATGGCAGCTGACCACTTCCTCCTGTCGCTCCACGAGAGCAAAGAGGTCGGCAAAATCCTggatgctgcaggagctggcAAGAAGGCGATCCGcgccacgctgctggagatgcGCAAGGGTAAGAAGGTAACGTCGGACTTCCAAGACGAGAACTACGAGTCGCTGAACAAGTACGCAATTGATCTCTGCAAGCAGGCGGAGGACGGAAAGCTGGACCCGGTTATTGGCCGCGCAGACGAGATTCTGCGCACTATACGCGTGCTGTCACGCCGCACGAAGAACAACCCGGTACTGATTGGTGAACCTGGAGTTGGTAAGACTGCGATTGTGGAGGGCATTGCACAGCAGGTGGTGCGAGGCGACGTGCCAGACACCCTTGACGGCATTCGCATCTTCTCGCTGGATATGGGTGCGCTGGTCGCCGGTGCAAAATACCGCGGCGAGTTCGAGGAGCGCCTGAAGTCCGTGCTGAGCGAGGTGAAAGAGAGTGACAGGAAGATCATCCTCTTCATTGACGAGATTCATCTCGTGCTCGGCGCTGGCAAGTCGGATGGCGCGATGGACGCCGCGAATCTGCtgaagccgctgctggcccGTGGTGAGCTGCGTACCATCGGGGCCACAACGCTCGAGGAGTATCGCAAGTACGTGGAGAAGGACGCCGCCTTTGAGCGCCGCTTCATGCCGGTGCACGTGAATGAGCCGTCGGTCGAGGAGTGCACAAGCATCTTGCGTGGGTTGAAGGACCGCTacgagcagcaccacggtGTGCAGATCACAGACAAGGCCgttgtggtggcggcgcagctggctgACCGCTACATTACCAACCGCTTCCTTCCAGATAAGGCGATTGACCTGATTGATGAAGCTTGCGCGAACGTGCGCGTGACGCTGTCGTCGCGGCCAGCCGAGATCGACATTCTCGAGCGCAAGAAGCGCCAACTGGAGATTGAGGAGAAGGCGCTACAGCGCGACAAGGACGCGTCGGCCAAGGAGCGGCTGAGTGCTGTGAAGGCAGAGATTCAGAAGGTGGGGGAGAAACTCAGCCCACTTCTTCACAAGTACGAACAGGAGCGTGCCCGTATCGACGAGCTGCAGGCAACGCAGGCGAAGCTAgacgagaagaaggtgaagcTGGAGCGGGCGGAGCGAATGAGCGACATGGAAACGGCCGCAGACCTCAAGTACAACGTTATCCCAATCCTTCAAGACAGAATCCGATCTCTCAAGGAGGCGATCGAGAAGCAGAAGGCGACGATGCTGCAGGGCACCGTGACCGAGACGGACATCGCCGCCGTTGTGTCGCGCTGGACCAATATCCCGGTGACGAAGCTGAGCCAGACCGATCGcgagcgcctgctgcacctggccgaccagctgcacctccgtgtGAAGGGCCAGGATGAGGCGGTGAACCGCGTCGCGGAGGCCATTCTGCGCTCACGTGCCGGTCTGGCCCGCTCTGACCGACCCACCGGCTCTTTCCTGTTTCTCGGCCCGACCGGCGTGGGCAAGACGGAGCTGAGCAAGGCCGTTGCTGCGGAACTCTTCGACGACGCCAAGTACATGGTACGACTGGACATGAGCGAGTACATGGAGCAACACTCTGTGGCGCGGCTGATTGGCGCCCCACCGGGGTACGTTGGCCacgaagaaggcggccaGCTGACAGAGcctgtgcgccgccgcccgtacacggtggtgctgttggATGAGGTAGAGAAGGCTCACCCGAACGTCTTcaacgtgctgctgcaggtgctcgaCGACGGGCGGCTGACTGACTCGCACGGCCGCACGGTCGACTTCTGCAATGCGATCATCATCATGACGTCCAACTTGGGTTCGCAGTTCCTGCACAGCATGGGCTCTTCACCAAAGGCCTACGAGGCAACACAGGCGCAGGTGATGGGCGAGGTACGGAAGTTCTTCCGCCCAGAGTTCATCAACCGACTGGATGACATCGTCCTCTTCCGTTCTCTGGGTTTCGACGAACTGACTGGCATCGTCGACATCATCATCGAGGAGCTCAATGGCCGCCTCAAGGACCAGCTCATCCGCGTCTCGCTCACAGACGAGGCTAAGCACTACGTCTTGGAGTCCGCCTTCGACGCCGAGATGGGCGCTCgcccgctgcggcggtgggtcGAGAAGAACATCACCACGGAGCTCAGCCGCATGATTATCTCGCAAGAGTTGTCGTCGAACAGCACGGTGAAAGTGATTCTCGGCAGTCATCATAAAAAGTTGTCCTTCTCGGTGAAgcggacggcggcggcgccatga